One part of the Phragmites australis chromosome 3, lpPhrAust1.1, whole genome shotgun sequence genome encodes these proteins:
- the LOC133913017 gene encoding non-specific lipid transfer protein GPI-anchored 15-like, with product MPWRWLEVSLALVVITAALSSAQTTVQPATFPSMPSCPPAPLSLSPCIGYVFGVAEATLNSCCSQLRSFLQAQAPCLCAASKLAPIPVGLFLGQAQVMIPNVCNLPSPCDDVTGASTAPAATTPSVAGTSPLAGTTPLAPTGHVPSAATTAPSATPATTTAVTEPSNTPAADPDTSRAPPLAAEDSPAAATAGAGSKLPELLHAAGATSSRGMAARTVMVTVFLASVATIYV from the exons ATGCCTTGGCGGTGGCTCGAGGTGAGTCTCGCACTCGTCGTCATCACGGCGGCACTGTCCTCGGCGCAGACGACGGTGCAACCGGCGACGTTTCCGTCGATGCCCAGCTGCCCGCCGGCACCACTCAGCCTGTCCCCGTGCATCGGCTACGTCTTCGGCGTCGCCGAGGCGACGCTCAACTCCTGCTGCTCCCAGCTCCGGAGCTTCCTCCAGGCCCAGGCGCCCTGCCTTTGCGCCGCCTCCAAGCTCGCGCCCATCCCGGTCGGGCTGTTCCTCGGCCAGGCCCAGGTCATGATCCCCAACGTCTGCAACCTGCCCAGCCCATGCGATG ATGTCACCGGCGCGAGCACTGCTCCGGCAGCCACCACGCCGTCGGTGGCAGGCACTTCGCCTCTGGCTGGTACTACTCCATTGGCTCCGACCGGCCACGTACCATCGGCTGCGACCACGGCGCCTTCGGCAACTCCGGCGACCACCACGGCTGTGACTGAACCCTCGAACACGCCGGCTGCTGATCCAGACACGTCAAGAGCACCACCACTAGCAGCCGAGGATTCTCCTGCCGCTGCAACGGCAGGCGCCGGATCGAAGCTCCCAGAGTTGCTGCACGCAGCAGGTGCGACAAGCTCCAGAGGCATGGCTGCACGCACTGTAATGGTCACCGTGTTTCTTGCTTCTGTTGCGACCATATATGTGTAG